Genomic segment of Salvia splendens isolate huo1 chromosome 12, SspV2, whole genome shotgun sequence:
GTTTATCTCAATCCCGGAGCTGAAGCCTGAGAGATGGTTAGTCGTGGATCTTCACAATGTGAACTGGAATTTGTATCTCAACACCCTCTTTTGGAATTTGAATTATTGGGACTCAATTAGTACTCTTGCCGGGGAAGTAGATAACCCGAAGAAAACTCTGCCAAAAGCTCTGTTTTATGCTTTAATCCTTGTTGTTCTTGGATATTTCTTCCCTCTGTTGATTGGCACTGGAGCTGTCCCTCTGCAACGCGACGTGTGGGCCGATGGTTACTTCTCTGAGATAGCGAAGACGCTAGGAGGAGTGTGGTTGACAGTGTGGATTCAAGGCGCAGCAGCCATGTCGAATATGGGGATGTTTGTGACTGAGATGAGCAGCGACTCTTTTCAGCTTCTTGGCATGGCTGAAAGAGGGATGCTCCCGGAGTTCTTTGCTAGGAGATCTCGTCATGGAACACCACTCGTTGGTATACTGTTCTCAGCTTCTGGGGTGCTTCTACTCTCGTGGTTGAGCTTCCAAGAGATAGTAGCTGCTGAGAATTTCTTGTACTGTTTTGGGATGTTGCTGGAGTTTGTGGCGTTCGTGCGTCTCAGGATTATAGCCCCGGATGCCCCTCGTCCTTACAAGATCCCAGGTGGGACTGCCGGGGCCATCCTGATGTGCATTCCTCCAACCTTGCTAATCTGTGTGGTCTTGGCTCTCTCTTCCCTCAAAGTGATGATTGTTAGCCTCGTAGCCATTATGCTCGGCCTTACACTTTACCCTTGCTTGAAGCACTGCGAAAACAAGAGGTGGCTTCGATTTTCTGTAAGTTCGGATCTTCCAGATATTCACGCTGCAGCTCACGAGGATGAGACTTTGATATAAGCTTCATTCCGGCTTTTTATCCAATAGACCACTTGAGTTGCCCGGGGTGTAAATAGAGCTTGTGTCTTCCTTTGTAGCTTCTTCTCCGTTTGCTTCCTGCCCCATTCAGCTCAACTCAGCTCTATACAACGGTATCTGGATGAGACGTAGAAGGTGACTTTCTTTGCGTAGCTATGTCGGTTTTCTAGTGCAGATCCTTAACTTTAGAAGGGGAAGGTGTGGGATTAATGATGGAAGGATATGTTCTAATCTTTGGTTGTTAGGATTCTTGGTGAATTACACCATTCACCAAGAGAATGATGTTTGTTACGACGAACTATGGTTGCAGACAGCTGCAGATCTCACTGTTGTGTGTGTAAAGGATTGTTGTATGAATGAGTTTCAGCCCCATCTCTTCTCTCCATTTCAATATTCATTCACCTTCACTTCACAAATATATTGTGATAGCTTGCTCAACTTTATTTCAGAAATAGTTGCACGCGCAATATAACCGTTTACTTTTgctgaaaataacaaaaatcatttttattcgTATACTCATTTTTAGT
This window contains:
- the LOC121756816 gene encoding probable polyamine transporter At1g31830 isoform X1, encoding MLYTCQKYKCVAVITEMKLKISDRKHTHTHARTPLQKCSSPTNSITDLQHFRRCSVSIRKLKGGGGGLASIEMGEYNGADYIGINEAPSPRAHHGKKVSLLPLVFLIFYEVSGGPFGVEDSVRAAGPLIALAGFLIFPFIWSVPEALITAEMGTMFPENGGYVVWVSSALGPFWGFQQGWMKWLSGVIDNALYPVLFLDYLKSGIPALAGGLPRVVAVLALTIALTYMNYRGLTIVGWVAVVLGVFSILPFVVMGFISIPELKPERWLVVDLHNVNWNLYLNTLFWNLNYWDSISTLAGEVDNPKKTLPKALFYALILVVLGYFFPLLIGTGAVPLQRDVWADGYFSEIAKTLGGVWLTVWIQGAAAMSNMGMFVTEMSSDSFQLLGMAERGMLPEFFARRSRHGTPLVGILFSASGVLLLSWLSFQEIVAAENFLYCFGMLLEFVAFVRLRIIAPDAPRPYKIPGGTAGAILMCIPPTLLICVVLALSSLKVMIVSLVAIMLGLTLYPCLKHCENKRWLRFSVSSDLPDIHAAAHEDETLI
- the LOC121756816 gene encoding probable polyamine transporter At1g31830 isoform X2, producing the protein MAQSGEQKNCSSGSGSGHETEARKSTGDATVAQTKTSQILVAEKLKGGGGGLASIEMGEYNGADYIGINEAPSPRAHHGKKVSLLPLVFLIFYEVSGGPFGVEDSVRAAGPLIALAGFLIFPFIWSVPEALITAEMGTMFPENGGYVVWVSSALGPFWGFQQGWMKWLSGVIDNALYPVLFLDYLKSGIPALAGGLPRVVAVLALTIALTYMNYRGLTIVGWVAVVLGVFSILPFVVMGFISIPELKPERWLVVDLHNVNWNLYLNTLFWNLNYWDSISTLAGEVDNPKKTLPKALFYALILVVLGYFFPLLIGTGAVPLQRDVWADGYFSEIAKTLGGVWLTVWIQGAAAMSNMGMFVTEMSSDSFQLLGMAERGMLPEFFARRSRHGTPLVGILFSASGVLLLSWLSFQEIVAAENFLYCFGMLLEFVAFVRLRIIAPDAPRPYKIPGGTAGAILMCIPPTLLICVVLALSSLKVMIVSLVAIMLGLTLYPCLKHCENKRWLRFSVSSDLPDIHAAAHEDETLI